From the genome of Aquificaceae bacterium:
CATAGCCCGGGTGAATAGCATCCGCACCCACCTCCAAAGCCAAGTCCACTATACGTTCCGCATTGAGGTATGTATCCAAGGGGTTTACCCCTATCATGTAAGCTTCATCCGCCATCTTCACATGCCTTGCAGTAGACTCTATCTCGTTGTATATGGCAACGGTTTTTATACCAAGCTCCTTGCAGGCTCTTATAATCCTACAGGCTATCTCACCCCTGTTTGCTATGAGAACCTTTTTAAACATGCACCGCCTCCTACAAGAGCTCTATTTTGTATTCTATGGGTGCCACCTTGTTTATCATATAGGCTATGGAGCAAGTCCCAGGGTCGTATATGGTCTTATCTAAGGCTTTTTTCACATCTTCTTCAGAGACATCGCCTTTTACCTTTACAAAGAGGTATATCTTAGTAAAAACCTTTGGATATCCCTCTGTTATCCTCTCTGCATCCGTTTCTATCTCTATGTGTTCCGTGTGTTTGCCTTCCTTATGCAGAGCTTCGTAGAGATGTATACCCACACAACCCGCTATGGAATGAAAGAGAAGCTCTGGAGGTCTTATGCCTCTACCCTTACCACCCACATAACCCGCTGCGTCTATTGGCACCTCTCTGCCAGACTCGCCTGTGCCTATGAAGTGAAAGTCTTCCTTTTGAACCACCCTTACTTTCATGCCTGCCTCCTACCAAAAAGTGGTTAATAATTATAAGCTAAGTTTCCAAAAAGTGATGTTTTTTGTCATAAGAAATTAAAAAGAGGGGAAGGAGGCAAGGCATGAGTTTTTATGCAAATATTTCTCCTCCGTCCTTCCTCCAGACCGCTATTACCGAAGGTCTTGGAATTGGAATATCGCTCTCATATGGCCATCTTGTTAGTTGACCCCCTAAACCACCCTCTCCTGGGTGTTGTATGGCACAGAAAAAGGTTTTCCAGTCATCCGAAAACTCAGGTCCGCATATTTCACAACCAGGCACTCCAGAGAGGAACATTTTAAGCTCTCTCGTGAAGGGATTTAGCACATATACCCCGTCATTTTTAGCAAGCCTTGATGTGCTTTCATTGCCATCTGTAGCTATCCACACGTTGCCTCTTTTGTCAAAGGTAAGGTTATCAGGTGCAGATATAGGTGGAGTGCGAGGCTTTGCAGGTTTTCCGTATATCAAAAGCAGTCTATTTTTGTCCTTGTGATTGGGAACTCCACAAAGCATGGCTATATGCCATTTAAATCTAACCGAAGTGGGATTTCTGTCTTCTTCCACCATTTCTATAATATGTCCCATTACATTAAAAGGTCTTGGGTTTGCCACATCTACCTGAAACTTAGTCCTTCTTTCATTGTAAGTGAGGGCAAGCCAAAGGCTTTTAGTTACTGGATTTAATTCAAAATCCTCAGGTCTGTCCATCATGGTAGCTCCAAGTGCATCCGCGGCGCCTCTTGTGTTTATGAAACAAAGGACTGGGTCGCTTTTGAAAGGTTCAGGAAGGTCTGGATTGGGTGTTATAGCATAAGTGCCATCTGGCTTTTTTTCACACTTGGCTATAAGTATCCACTCTCCAGTAAGGTCATCCTTGAACTTTGCCACATATAGCTCACCCTCATCAAGAAGGTCCATGTTTGCCTGCCTGTTATTAGGGTCATATTTACCCTTTGTAATAAACTTATAGACATACTCAAACCTTTCGTCATCTCCCATATAGACCACCACCCTACCATCTGGTGCTACTACACAGTTTGCTGCTTCGTGCTTGAACCTTCCGAGAGCGGTTCTCTTTATAGGTGGTTTTGTAGGGTTAAATGGGTCAACCTCTACCACCCAACCAAAACGAAGTGGTTCTGTAGGCTCTTTTTCTATATTGAAACGCTCACTGTATTTATAAAAACCATACACCATAGCCCACTCACTGGGAACCCTATAACGGTAGTGAAGTTCCTGTATCAACCTTGCTTTAGGGTGTTCTATGTTAAATTCGTCTCCCCAAAAGTAGCTATGAAAGTTCTCTTCACAGGTTAACACCGTTCCCCAAGGAGTTTTACCACCAGAGCAGTTATTTAGAGTGCCATATACGAACTCACCTTCCTTATCGTAGGAGGATTTCATGAGTGTGTGCCCTTTTGCAGGACCGCTTATTTCACATCTGGTAGAGCCTGTTATCCTTCTATTGTAAGGTGAGCCTTTCACATAATGCCACTTACCATTGGACTTTCTTATTTCTACCACAGACACGCCATGTGCTTCTAACATAAGCATAGCCTCTTCTCTGGTTGGTCTTTGCCCCGAGGGAGCAAAATTGGAAAACATAAGCTCTGGATTTGTATATTCATGGTTTACCACAAGCAGTGCCCTATCATCCGACAGTCTGAAAAAACCCACATAATCACAGTTATATCCAAAGGAAAATTTTTGACGCTCCACATCCTCCCATGAAGGACCTTTTTCGTAAATCCTCTTCCAGTCAAGAGATGGTCCATTGTCTAAAGCATCACCCCAGCGTATGAGCACCACATGTTCAAAACCTTCTGGCAGAATTATCCTATCCTCTGTGCTTGGTTGAATGCTTCTAAAGCCCAAACCTTTTGAGAAGGAAACTTTAGGAGATAGTCCCAGCACAACACTACCCAACAGCATCCCTTTTAGAACATCTCTACGGCTAAGCACCCTTTCCAAAATCTTTCCAAAGTATTCTCCCATGGTTTCTAAAGATAAGGCATTACTGTTAAGATTTCATTAAGACTTTAAGCAAACCTTCTGTATGAAAAAAACTCAACAAAAGGAGAGCTTTCCCCCTTTATATGGTCCTTTACAACCCTTGCAGTAATAGGTGCGTGTAGGATACCATTTCTATAGTGCCCTGTGGCTATAAAGTAGTTTTCTCCAGTCTGGAATATAGGCTTCTCATCAGGCGTGGCAGGTCTATAGCCGTAGAGAGTGTTCATTAATGTAGCCTTAGATAAGGTAGGAACAATACGTATAGCACCTTCTGAAAGTTGCTTTAAACCTTCAAGGGTGTTGCCACCCATAAAGCCCACATCTTCAGAAGTGGCACCCACATAGAGGTATTTTTCTCTGGGTATAAGGTAAGAAATAGAGGAGTAGTGAACTTTTGGGAGGCTTGCCCCTTTGAGTTTAAGTGCTTGCCCCTTTATTGGATAAACAGGAAGGTCAAAAAGCTCTCTCGTCCAAGAACCTAAGGCAAAAACATAAAAATCACCTCTATATTCTGACCTAATACCCTTTATGCTTTCTATCTCATCCTCTTTTTTCATCACGCTGGTTATCTCATCCACCACATAGTCCACACCAAGCCTATTCATAGCAAAAAGCAAAGCATCCATTAGCATTTCTGCGTCCACCCACGCCTCTTCTGTGTAGTGTATGAGGGATATAACATCCTTTGACAAGTCCTCTCCCTTCTGTAAAAGCTCAACACCATAGCCTGCCCTTTTGTATCTTTCCGCCACCTTGAGAAGCTCCTCCTCTCCTTCTAATACCACCCTGTATATACCCTCTTGCCAAAAGTCAACCCTCTGCTTGGATACATCACTCAAAAGCCTTATGAAATCTGGATACTCCTTAAGGCTCTGGTAAGAGAAGTCAAAAAGCTCACCCTCTAAGCCTTCGGAGAAAGGTGCTAACATCCCTCCAGCGGTCCAAGAGGTAGCTTCTTCTGGGTTTCTTGTTATGACTTGAACTTTATAGCCTTCGAATGCAAGAAGCAAGGCACAGCTCAAACCTATTACTCCACTTCCCACTACAATGATTTTCATCATGGTATATAATTTAATTCGTTATGGGTGAACTTAAAAGGAAACTTGATACAGATTATATTTATTTTGCGGAGGTTGAACTGCTCTTTAACTATGGTGTAGGATACCCAGACCTAATAATCAAGCTAAGGGAAAAGGTCTACCAAGAGGGGCTTGAAGAAAGCATTTATGTGAAAAAGGCGGACAGAAAGCTCTTTCAAAATGTGCATTATTTTCTTGAGCTTCTTGAAAGGTCTGATGAGCCAATGGAAGATGACAATAGCCAACCCATAGAAAAGTGGTGGTGGCATCTTCACAAAATAGCAAAGGGTAAGTATCCAAGCCTCATGTTAAAAGAGTATCTCAGAGAAGTTTATAGAAAGCGCAGAAAGTATTGGAAAGTCCGGGAAAAGGGTTTATACCCCACAAGACGTTCCACCAACTATGAAGTTCAACACCTACATCTCGCAGACAGATAATGGAAGACCTAAAGGAGTTAAGAAAAGAGATAGACGCCATTGACGAGGAGATTTTAAAGCTTCTTAATCAGAGGGCAAAGCTTGCCAAAAGGGCAGGTGAGATAAAAAAGAGTATGGGTCTTGAAGTCCATGTTCCAGAAAGAGAAAGGGAGATAATAAACCGTATAATAAGGCTAAATAAGGAACTTTACGGAGAAGAATTTCCCACAGAGGCGGTAGTCCATATATACAGAGAAATAATCT
Proteins encoded in this window:
- a CDS encoding OsmC family protein produces the protein MKVRVVQKEDFHFIGTGESGREVPIDAAGYVGGKGRGIRPPELLFHSIAGCVGIHLYEALHKEGKHTEHIEIETDAERITEGYPKVFTKIYLFVKVKGDVSEEDVKKALDKTIYDPGTCSIAYMINKVAPIEYKIELL
- the thiO gene encoding glycine oxidase ThiO; the protein is MMKIIVVGSGVIGLSCALLLAFEGYKVQVITRNPEEATSWTAGGMLAPFSEGLEGELFDFSYQSLKEYPDFIRLLSDVSKQRVDFWQEGIYRVVLEGEEELLKVAERYKRAGYGVELLQKGEDLSKDVISLIHYTEEAWVDAEMLMDALLFAMNRLGVDYVVDEITSVMKKEDEIESIKGIRSEYRGDFYVFALGSWTRELFDLPVYPIKGQALKLKGASLPKVHYSSISYLIPREKYLYVGATSEDVGFMGGNTLEGLKQLSEGAIRIVPTLSKATLMNTLYGYRPATPDEKPIFQTGENYFIATGHYRNGILHAPITARVVKDHIKGESSPFVEFFSYRRFA
- a CDS encoding PhoX family phosphatase: MGEYFGKILERVLSRRDVLKGMLLGSVVLGLSPKVSFSKGLGFRSIQPSTEDRIILPEGFEHVVLIRWGDALDNGPSLDWKRIYEKGPSWEDVERQKFSFGYNCDYVGFFRLSDDRALLVVNHEYTNPELMFSNFAPSGQRPTREEAMLMLEAHGVSVVEIRKSNGKWHYVKGSPYNRRITGSTRCEISGPAKGHTLMKSSYDKEGEFVYGTLNNCSGGKTPWGTVLTCEENFHSYFWGDEFNIEHPKARLIQELHYRYRVPSEWAMVYGFYKYSERFNIEKEPTEPLRFGWVVEVDPFNPTKPPIKRTALGRFKHEAANCVVAPDGRVVVYMGDDERFEYVYKFITKGKYDPNNRQANMDLLDEGELYVAKFKDDLTGEWILIAKCEKKPDGTYAITPNPDLPEPFKSDPVLCFINTRGAADALGATMMDRPEDFELNPVTKSLWLALTYNERRTKFQVDVANPRPFNVMGHIIEMVEEDRNPTSVRFKWHIAMLCGVPNHKDKNRLLLIYGKPAKPRTPPISAPDNLTFDKRGNVWIATDGNESTSRLAKNDGVYVLNPFTRELKMFLSGVPGCEICGPEFSDDWKTFFCAIQHPGEGGLGGQLTRWPYESDIPIPRPSVIAVWRKDGGEIFA